From Andrena cerasifolii isolate SP2316 chromosome 12, iyAndCera1_principal, whole genome shotgun sequence, a single genomic window includes:
- the Lamtor4 gene encoding late endosomal/lysosomal adaptor, MAPK and MTOR activator 4 has product MLPLERFPDQTGYLILTEDGAVLTSGGELENDERIANIVMGLVTMTNKIDAKAFPDNDAFHKISITYPDHCYIVCLSNKKIYIVKKRLISATTAIVEQPPLVDV; this is encoded by the exons ATGCTGCCGCTGGAACGTTTCCCAGATCAAACTGGATACTTGATTTTGACAGAGGACGGTGCTGTTCTAACG TCCGGAGGTGAACTTGAAAACGACGAAAGGATCGCGAATATTGTCATGGGCTTGGTCACGATGACTAATAAAATCGACGCAAAGGCATTCCCCGACAACGATGCCTTCCACAAGATATCCATAACATACCCGGATCATTGTTACATCGTTTGTCTCTCAAACAAAAAGATTTACATAGTGAAAAAGAGATTGATTTCCGCGACAACCGCGATCGTCGAGCAACCGCCGCTTGTTGACGTATAA
- the LOC143375577 gene encoding coiled-coil domain-containing protein 130 homolog isoform X1: MGERKGTNLYYPPDYDPRVGGLNKFLGTHALRERARKLHMGILIIRFEMPYNIWCEGCGNHIGMGVRYNAEKKKIGMYFSTPLYQFRMKCHLCDNHFEIKTDPANLDYVIVSGARRQENRWDPKDNEQVVPETKEVSCRLYDDAMYKLEHGIEDKKVAKSRDSSLESAIALNEATWKDDYTSNCALRSAFRTRKRELHKRQGIDQMLLKKSGLNIDLVNEHEDDVKLAKLLMHKKEVKKNGHTPLKRLVSIVRSRDKLKKLSLPSSTSNVKRQKELMPKLPNLTQEPTTSKTATSTLSTSLVTYDSSDTDNDS, encoded by the exons ATGGGGGAGCGCAAGGGAACAAACTTGTACTACCCACCCGACTACGATCCACGTGTCGGTGGGCTCAATAAGTTCCTTGGTACCCATGCGTTACGCGAGAGAGCTCGCAAACTCCACATGGGTATCCTCATTATTAGATTCGAGATGCCTTACAATATATGGTGCGAAGGTTGCGGCAATCACATAGGCATGGGTGTGCGCTATAACGCGGAGAAGAAAAAGATTGGCATGTATTTTAGCACACCCTTGTACCAGTTTCGTATGAAGTGTCACCTCTGCGACAATCATTTTGAGATAAAAACTGATCCAGCG AATTTAGATTACGTGATAGTAAGCGGTGCCAGGCGTCAGGAAAATCGTTGGGATCCGAAAGACAATGAGCAAGTCGTACCGGAGACGAAAGAAGTATCCTGCAGACTTTACGACGATGCTATGTACAAATTGGAGCATGGTATAGAGGATAAGAAAGTAGCAAAATCGAGAGATTCTTCTTTGGAAAGCGCTATAGCACTGAACGAAGCTACATGGAAAGATGATTACACTTCGAATTGTGCTCTGCGCTCCGCGTTTAGG ACGAGGAAAAGGGAGCTACATAAGAGGCAAGGTATCGATCAGATGTTGCTTAAAAAAAGTGGTTTGAATATTGACCTAGTGAACGAGCACGAAGATGATGTGAAACTGGCAAAGCTGCTGATGCATAAAAAAG AAGTGAAGAAGAACGGGCACACTCCTCTGAAGCGTCTAGTTTCTATCGTGCGGAGTAGGGATAAGTTAAAAAAGCTATCGCTTCCTTCATCGACTAGTAACGTTAAAAGGCAGAAGGAGCTGATGCCGAAGCTGCCGAACTTGACCCAAGAACCCACCACATCGAAAACGGCCACTAGTACATTAAGTACGTCATTAGTTACCTACGACAGCTCCGATACGGACAATGATTCATAG
- the LOC143375577 gene encoding coiled-coil domain-containing protein 130 homolog isoform X2, producing the protein MGERKGTNLYYPPDYDPRVGGLNKFLGTHALRERARKLHMGILIIRFEMPYNIWCEGCGNHIGMGVRYNAEKKKIGMYFSTPLYQFRMKCHLCDNHFEIKTDPANLDYVIVSGARRQENRWDPKDNEQVVPETKEVSCRLYDDAMYKLEHGIEDKKVAKSRDSSLESAIALNEATWKDDYTSNCALRSAFRTRKRELHKRQGIDQMLLKKSGLNIDLVNEHEDDVKLAKLLMHKKGVKNGHTPLKRLVSIVRSRDKLKKLSLPSSTSNVKRQKELMPKLPNLTQEPTTSKTATSTLSTSLVTYDSSDTDNDS; encoded by the exons ATGGGGGAGCGCAAGGGAACAAACTTGTACTACCCACCCGACTACGATCCACGTGTCGGTGGGCTCAATAAGTTCCTTGGTACCCATGCGTTACGCGAGAGAGCTCGCAAACTCCACATGGGTATCCTCATTATTAGATTCGAGATGCCTTACAATATATGGTGCGAAGGTTGCGGCAATCACATAGGCATGGGTGTGCGCTATAACGCGGAGAAGAAAAAGATTGGCATGTATTTTAGCACACCCTTGTACCAGTTTCGTATGAAGTGTCACCTCTGCGACAATCATTTTGAGATAAAAACTGATCCAGCG AATTTAGATTACGTGATAGTAAGCGGTGCCAGGCGTCAGGAAAATCGTTGGGATCCGAAAGACAATGAGCAAGTCGTACCGGAGACGAAAGAAGTATCCTGCAGACTTTACGACGATGCTATGTACAAATTGGAGCATGGTATAGAGGATAAGAAAGTAGCAAAATCGAGAGATTCTTCTTTGGAAAGCGCTATAGCACTGAACGAAGCTACATGGAAAGATGATTACACTTCGAATTGTGCTCTGCGCTCCGCGTTTAGG ACGAGGAAAAGGGAGCTACATAAGAGGCAAGGTATCGATCAGATGTTGCTTAAAAAAAGTGGTTTGAATATTGACCTAGTGAACGAGCACGAAGATGATGTGAAACTGGCAAAGCTGCTGATGCATAAAAAAGGTGTG AAGAACGGGCACACTCCTCTGAAGCGTCTAGTTTCTATCGTGCGGAGTAGGGATAAGTTAAAAAAGCTATCGCTTCCTTCATCGACTAGTAACGTTAAAAGGCAGAAGGAGCTGATGCCGAAGCTGCCGAACTTGACCCAAGAACCCACCACATCGAAAACGGCCACTAGTACATTAAGTACGTCATTAGTTACCTACGACAGCTCCGATACGGACAATGATTCATAG
- the Aub gene encoding aubergine isoform X3 has translation MGDRDRNPGRGRSRGRGRSQDERRSEQPRAQPLSQPPQGAWGRRPGPPPSQPGPSSSQTPYARPSQSSQGRATERSGSKGDGSQPAGTKSEKMEVDVSGGGAGGDAGMTGRGAMRGRRPIPVDLLTRPKDMHSKKGTTGNPVTLQANYFKLPATTDWCLYQYRVDFAPEEDRTVVRKGLLRLHKEKVGAYVFDGTVLYTSKRIPDEIELWSVRQSDEERIQITIRIVGQLQKGDPHYIQFFNIIMRKCLDLLKLQLVGRDYFDAHSKIEVREFGLELWPGYLTSIRQHENDILMCAEVTHKVMRQQTLLDILNDCYQKNRHEYKQLFESQVSGLVVLTDYNNNTYRISDIDYDTNPRSTFKLRNGENISYKDYYKSKYQIQIRNDSQPMLVTRLKPKERRAGQAELVYLVPELCRATGLTDQMRENFHLMNALAKHTRVAPKSRIDKLLAFNRRLRSMPEVVQELTDWNLKLDDRLVNIPGRILPQENIVLGNNRKAPAGQFADWGRELHSKPLFSCTHLSNWVVICLGRMKYDVENFVSMLQDSARGMSCRIDKPRYFDINDDRSNTYSDALERIMSTSNPELVFCVVSNNRADRYGAIKKKCTIDRPVPSQVFVARNLTSKGNRSIATKVTIQLTCKLGGAPWSVELPPINLMVVGFDVCHDPNDKGRDFGALVASLDKSLTRYFSAVSSHSTGEELSNEFSINMLKALHNYRQMNQTLPSHIVIYRDGVGEGQLPYVYEHEVEQVKRKLSEIYGDPSLVKMSFIVVTKRINTRFFNRENNPPPGTVVDDVVTNPLKYDFFVVSQSVKQGSVSPCAYNVIADSTGWRPDQMQRITYKLTHMYYNWCGTVKVPAPCQYAHKLAFLVAQFIRRPPSTKMENLLYFL, from the exons ATGGGCGATCGTGATCGGAATCCTGGGAGGGGTAGGAGTCGTGGTCGAGGACGAAGCCAGGATGAGCGAAGGTCAGAACAACCTCGTGCGCAACCTTTGTCGCAACCTCCACAAGGCGCCTGGGGCCGTAGACCCGGTCCTCCTCCGTCACAGCCAGGACCATCATCGTCCCAAACACCATATGCCAGACCATCTCAATCATCGCAG GGCCGTGCTACTGAGCGCAGTGGCTCCAAAGGCGATGGGAGCCAACCAGCAGGAACCAAGTCTGAGAAGATGGAAGTTGATG TAAGTGGAGGAGGTGCAGGCGGTGATGCGGGAATGACCGGAAGGGGAGCCATGAGAGGCAGGCGTCCTATTCCTGTGGATTTACTGACAAGACCCAAAGATATGCACTCCAAGAAAG GTACCACTGGGAACCCGGTCACATTACAAGCGAACTATTTTAAGCTCCCCGCCACTACTGATTGGTGTCTGTATCAATATCGAGTCGATTTTGCCCCTGAGGAGGATAGGACCGTGGTACGAAAAGGACTGCTCCGGTTGCACAAGGAAAAAGTGGGGGCTTATGTTTTTGACGGCACTGTTCTCTATACCAGCAAACGAATACCAGAT GAAATAGAGTTGTGGTCCGTTCGACAATCTGACGAAGAACGCATTCAAATCACCATCCGCATTGTTGGGCAATTGCAAAAAGGTGATCCGCATTATatccaattttttaacataataatGCGCAAATGCTTGGACCTGTTGAAACTGCAACTCGTCGGGCGCGATTATTTCGACGCGCATAGCAAG ATAGAAGTTCGTGAGTTCGGACTGGAACTCTGGCCTGGATATCTTACTTCCATAAGGCAACATGAGAATGATATACTGATGTGTGCTGAAGTAACACACAAAGTCATGCGTCAGCAAACTCTGCTGGACATATTGAACGATTGCTATCAGAAGAACCGCCACGAGTACAAG CAACTCTTTGAAAGTCAAGTCAGTGGACTCGTTGTGCTTACGGATTACAATAACAATACGTATCGTATAAGCGACATAGATTATGACACGAACCCCAGGTCAACGTTTAAATTACGAAACGGTGAAAATATTTCGTACAAGGACTACTACAAATCGAAATATCAGATCCAGATCCGAAATGACTCGCAGCCAATGCTTGTTACGCGTCTAAAGCCGAAGGAGCGTCGTGCTGGCCAAGCTGAGCTGGTGTACCTGGTTCCCGAACTGTGTCGTGCAACAG GACTAACTGACCAAATGAGGGAGAACTTCCACTTAATGAATGCGTTGGCGAAGCATACTCGCGTGGCTCCCAAATCGCGTATAGACAAACTTCTAGCGTTCAACAGGAGACTACGCTCTATGCCTGAGGTCGTTCAAGAACTGACCGATTGGAACTTGAAGCTCGATGATAGGCTGGTTAACATCCCTGGACGAATTTTACCGCAAGAGAATATCGTGCTCGGCAACAATAGGAAGGCGCCAGCTGGACAGTTCGCGGATTGGGGAAGAGAGCTGCACAGCAAGCCATTGTTTAGTTGCACTCATCTGAGCAACTGGGTGGTTATCTGCTTAGGTCGTATGAAATACGACGTCGAA AATTTCGTCTCGATGCTGCAAGACAGCGCGCGCGGAATGAGCTGTCGAATAGACAAGCCGAGATATTTCGACATCAACGACGACAGGTCGAACACGTACTCCGACGCCCTCGAAAGGATAATGAGCACCTCCAATCCAGAATTGGTCTTCTGCGTTGTGTCGAATAACAGAGCCGATCGGTACGGCGCTATTAAAAAGAAGTGCACCATCGACCGCCCGGTGCCGTCCCAAGTGTTCGTCGCCAGGAATCTAACGTCGAAGGGTAACAGATCTATAGCTACCAAAGTGACTATCCAGCTGACCTGCAAATTGGGAGGCGCCCCGTGGAGCGTGGAATTGCCGCCCATTAATCTGATGGTCGTTGGGTTTGACGTGTGCCACGACCCGAACGACAAGGGTCGCGACTTCGGTGCGCTGGTCGCGTCGCTGGATAAAAGTTTGACAAGATACTTCAGCGCGGTCAGCTCCCACAGCACCGGCGAGGAATTATCCAATGAGTTTTCCATAAACATGTTGAAAGCTCTGCACAACTACAGGCAAATGAATCAGACCTTGCCGTCGCACATAGTCATTTATCGTGACGGCGTGGGCGAGGGCCAGTTGCCTTACGTTTACGAACATGAAGTTGAGCAAGTGAAACGCAAGCTGAGCGAGATCTACGGGGACCCGTCGTTAGTCAAGATGTCCTTCATAGTCGTTACCAAACGAATTAATACTCGCTTCTTCAATAGGGAAAATAATCCACCGCCGGGTACAGTAGTTGACGACGTCGTCACGAATCCGTTGAAGTACGACTTCTTCGTTGTCTCCCAGAGCGTGAAACAGGGCTCAGTGTCGCCTTGCGCGTACAATGTCATCGCTGATTCAACTGGTTGGCGTCCCGACCAAATGCAACGTATCACTTATAAATTGACGCACATGTACTATAATTGGTGCGGCACCGTCAAAGTTCCAGCGCCTTGCCAGTATGCCCATAAACTGGCATTCCTGGTGGCGCAATTCATACGGCGTCCACCAAGCACGAAGATGGAAAATcttttatatttcttgtaa
- the Aub gene encoding aubergine isoform X1, which yields MGDRDRNPGRGRSRGRGRSQDERRSEQPRAQPLSQPPQGAWGRRPGPPPSQPGPSSSQTPYARPSQSSQRHYPVVKGVVKGRATERSGSKGDGSQPAGTKSEKMEVDVSGGGAGGDAGMTGRGAMRGRRPIPVDLLTRPKDMHSKKGTTGNPVTLQANYFKLPATTDWCLYQYRVDFAPEEDRTVVRKGLLRLHKEKVGAYVFDGTVLYTSKRIPDEIELWSVRQSDEERIQITIRIVGQLQKGDPHYIQFFNIIMRKCLDLLKLQLVGRDYFDAHSKIEVREFGLELWPGYLTSIRQHENDILMCAEVTHKVMRQQTLLDILNDCYQKNRHEYKQLFESQVSGLVVLTDYNNNTYRISDIDYDTNPRSTFKLRNGENISYKDYYKSKYQIQIRNDSQPMLVTRLKPKERRAGQAELVYLVPELCRATGLTDQMRENFHLMNALAKHTRVAPKSRIDKLLAFNRRLRSMPEVVQELTDWNLKLDDRLVNIPGRILPQENIVLGNNRKAPAGQFADWGRELHSKPLFSCTHLSNWVVICLGRMKYDVENFVSMLQDSARGMSCRIDKPRYFDINDDRSNTYSDALERIMSTSNPELVFCVVSNNRADRYGAIKKKCTIDRPVPSQVFVARNLTSKGNRSIATKVTIQLTCKLGGAPWSVELPPINLMVVGFDVCHDPNDKGRDFGALVASLDKSLTRYFSAVSSHSTGEELSNEFSINMLKALHNYRQMNQTLPSHIVIYRDGVGEGQLPYVYEHEVEQVKRKLSEIYGDPSLVKMSFIVVTKRINTRFFNRENNPPPGTVVDDVVTNPLKYDFFVVSQSVKQGSVSPCAYNVIADSTGWRPDQMQRITYKLTHMYYNWCGTVKVPAPCQYAHKLAFLVAQFIRRPPSTKMENLLYFL from the exons ATGGGCGATCGTGATCGGAATCCTGGGAGGGGTAGGAGTCGTGGTCGAGGACGAAGCCAGGATGAGCGAAGGTCAGAACAACCTCGTGCGCAACCTTTGTCGCAACCTCCACAAGGCGCCTGGGGCCGTAGACCCGGTCCTCCTCCGTCACAGCCAGGACCATCATCGTCCCAAACACCATATGCCAGACCATCTCAATCATCGCAG AGACATTATCCAGTGGTAAAAGGGGTGGTGAAG GGCCGTGCTACTGAGCGCAGTGGCTCCAAAGGCGATGGGAGCCAACCAGCAGGAACCAAGTCTGAGAAGATGGAAGTTGATG TAAGTGGAGGAGGTGCAGGCGGTGATGCGGGAATGACCGGAAGGGGAGCCATGAGAGGCAGGCGTCCTATTCCTGTGGATTTACTGACAAGACCCAAAGATATGCACTCCAAGAAAG GTACCACTGGGAACCCGGTCACATTACAAGCGAACTATTTTAAGCTCCCCGCCACTACTGATTGGTGTCTGTATCAATATCGAGTCGATTTTGCCCCTGAGGAGGATAGGACCGTGGTACGAAAAGGACTGCTCCGGTTGCACAAGGAAAAAGTGGGGGCTTATGTTTTTGACGGCACTGTTCTCTATACCAGCAAACGAATACCAGAT GAAATAGAGTTGTGGTCCGTTCGACAATCTGACGAAGAACGCATTCAAATCACCATCCGCATTGTTGGGCAATTGCAAAAAGGTGATCCGCATTATatccaattttttaacataataatGCGCAAATGCTTGGACCTGTTGAAACTGCAACTCGTCGGGCGCGATTATTTCGACGCGCATAGCAAG ATAGAAGTTCGTGAGTTCGGACTGGAACTCTGGCCTGGATATCTTACTTCCATAAGGCAACATGAGAATGATATACTGATGTGTGCTGAAGTAACACACAAAGTCATGCGTCAGCAAACTCTGCTGGACATATTGAACGATTGCTATCAGAAGAACCGCCACGAGTACAAG CAACTCTTTGAAAGTCAAGTCAGTGGACTCGTTGTGCTTACGGATTACAATAACAATACGTATCGTATAAGCGACATAGATTATGACACGAACCCCAGGTCAACGTTTAAATTACGAAACGGTGAAAATATTTCGTACAAGGACTACTACAAATCGAAATATCAGATCCAGATCCGAAATGACTCGCAGCCAATGCTTGTTACGCGTCTAAAGCCGAAGGAGCGTCGTGCTGGCCAAGCTGAGCTGGTGTACCTGGTTCCCGAACTGTGTCGTGCAACAG GACTAACTGACCAAATGAGGGAGAACTTCCACTTAATGAATGCGTTGGCGAAGCATACTCGCGTGGCTCCCAAATCGCGTATAGACAAACTTCTAGCGTTCAACAGGAGACTACGCTCTATGCCTGAGGTCGTTCAAGAACTGACCGATTGGAACTTGAAGCTCGATGATAGGCTGGTTAACATCCCTGGACGAATTTTACCGCAAGAGAATATCGTGCTCGGCAACAATAGGAAGGCGCCAGCTGGACAGTTCGCGGATTGGGGAAGAGAGCTGCACAGCAAGCCATTGTTTAGTTGCACTCATCTGAGCAACTGGGTGGTTATCTGCTTAGGTCGTATGAAATACGACGTCGAA AATTTCGTCTCGATGCTGCAAGACAGCGCGCGCGGAATGAGCTGTCGAATAGACAAGCCGAGATATTTCGACATCAACGACGACAGGTCGAACACGTACTCCGACGCCCTCGAAAGGATAATGAGCACCTCCAATCCAGAATTGGTCTTCTGCGTTGTGTCGAATAACAGAGCCGATCGGTACGGCGCTATTAAAAAGAAGTGCACCATCGACCGCCCGGTGCCGTCCCAAGTGTTCGTCGCCAGGAATCTAACGTCGAAGGGTAACAGATCTATAGCTACCAAAGTGACTATCCAGCTGACCTGCAAATTGGGAGGCGCCCCGTGGAGCGTGGAATTGCCGCCCATTAATCTGATGGTCGTTGGGTTTGACGTGTGCCACGACCCGAACGACAAGGGTCGCGACTTCGGTGCGCTGGTCGCGTCGCTGGATAAAAGTTTGACAAGATACTTCAGCGCGGTCAGCTCCCACAGCACCGGCGAGGAATTATCCAATGAGTTTTCCATAAACATGTTGAAAGCTCTGCACAACTACAGGCAAATGAATCAGACCTTGCCGTCGCACATAGTCATTTATCGTGACGGCGTGGGCGAGGGCCAGTTGCCTTACGTTTACGAACATGAAGTTGAGCAAGTGAAACGCAAGCTGAGCGAGATCTACGGGGACCCGTCGTTAGTCAAGATGTCCTTCATAGTCGTTACCAAACGAATTAATACTCGCTTCTTCAATAGGGAAAATAATCCACCGCCGGGTACAGTAGTTGACGACGTCGTCACGAATCCGTTGAAGTACGACTTCTTCGTTGTCTCCCAGAGCGTGAAACAGGGCTCAGTGTCGCCTTGCGCGTACAATGTCATCGCTGATTCAACTGGTTGGCGTCCCGACCAAATGCAACGTATCACTTATAAATTGACGCACATGTACTATAATTGGTGCGGCACCGTCAAAGTTCCAGCGCCTTGCCAGTATGCCCATAAACTGGCATTCCTGGTGGCGCAATTCATACGGCGTCCACCAAGCACGAAGATGGAAAATcttttatatttcttgtaa
- the Aub gene encoding aubergine isoform X2, whose product MGDRDRNPGRGRSRGRGRSQDERRSEQPRAQPLSQPPQGAWGRRPGPPPSQPGPSSSQTPYARPSQSSQRHYPVVKGVVKGRATERSGSKGDGSQPAGTKSEKMEVDGGAGGDAGMTGRGAMRGRRPIPVDLLTRPKDMHSKKGTTGNPVTLQANYFKLPATTDWCLYQYRVDFAPEEDRTVVRKGLLRLHKEKVGAYVFDGTVLYTSKRIPDEIELWSVRQSDEERIQITIRIVGQLQKGDPHYIQFFNIIMRKCLDLLKLQLVGRDYFDAHSKIEVREFGLELWPGYLTSIRQHENDILMCAEVTHKVMRQQTLLDILNDCYQKNRHEYKQLFESQVSGLVVLTDYNNNTYRISDIDYDTNPRSTFKLRNGENISYKDYYKSKYQIQIRNDSQPMLVTRLKPKERRAGQAELVYLVPELCRATGLTDQMRENFHLMNALAKHTRVAPKSRIDKLLAFNRRLRSMPEVVQELTDWNLKLDDRLVNIPGRILPQENIVLGNNRKAPAGQFADWGRELHSKPLFSCTHLSNWVVICLGRMKYDVENFVSMLQDSARGMSCRIDKPRYFDINDDRSNTYSDALERIMSTSNPELVFCVVSNNRADRYGAIKKKCTIDRPVPSQVFVARNLTSKGNRSIATKVTIQLTCKLGGAPWSVELPPINLMVVGFDVCHDPNDKGRDFGALVASLDKSLTRYFSAVSSHSTGEELSNEFSINMLKALHNYRQMNQTLPSHIVIYRDGVGEGQLPYVYEHEVEQVKRKLSEIYGDPSLVKMSFIVVTKRINTRFFNRENNPPPGTVVDDVVTNPLKYDFFVVSQSVKQGSVSPCAYNVIADSTGWRPDQMQRITYKLTHMYYNWCGTVKVPAPCQYAHKLAFLVAQFIRRPPSTKMENLLYFL is encoded by the exons ATGGGCGATCGTGATCGGAATCCTGGGAGGGGTAGGAGTCGTGGTCGAGGACGAAGCCAGGATGAGCGAAGGTCAGAACAACCTCGTGCGCAACCTTTGTCGCAACCTCCACAAGGCGCCTGGGGCCGTAGACCCGGTCCTCCTCCGTCACAGCCAGGACCATCATCGTCCCAAACACCATATGCCAGACCATCTCAATCATCGCAG AGACATTATCCAGTGGTAAAAGGGGTGGTGAAG GGCCGTGCTACTGAGCGCAGTGGCTCCAAAGGCGATGGGAGCCAACCAGCAGGAACCAAGTCTGAGAAGATGGAAGTTGATG GAGGTGCAGGCGGTGATGCGGGAATGACCGGAAGGGGAGCCATGAGAGGCAGGCGTCCTATTCCTGTGGATTTACTGACAAGACCCAAAGATATGCACTCCAAGAAAG GTACCACTGGGAACCCGGTCACATTACAAGCGAACTATTTTAAGCTCCCCGCCACTACTGATTGGTGTCTGTATCAATATCGAGTCGATTTTGCCCCTGAGGAGGATAGGACCGTGGTACGAAAAGGACTGCTCCGGTTGCACAAGGAAAAAGTGGGGGCTTATGTTTTTGACGGCACTGTTCTCTATACCAGCAAACGAATACCAGAT GAAATAGAGTTGTGGTCCGTTCGACAATCTGACGAAGAACGCATTCAAATCACCATCCGCATTGTTGGGCAATTGCAAAAAGGTGATCCGCATTATatccaattttttaacataataatGCGCAAATGCTTGGACCTGTTGAAACTGCAACTCGTCGGGCGCGATTATTTCGACGCGCATAGCAAG ATAGAAGTTCGTGAGTTCGGACTGGAACTCTGGCCTGGATATCTTACTTCCATAAGGCAACATGAGAATGATATACTGATGTGTGCTGAAGTAACACACAAAGTCATGCGTCAGCAAACTCTGCTGGACATATTGAACGATTGCTATCAGAAGAACCGCCACGAGTACAAG CAACTCTTTGAAAGTCAAGTCAGTGGACTCGTTGTGCTTACGGATTACAATAACAATACGTATCGTATAAGCGACATAGATTATGACACGAACCCCAGGTCAACGTTTAAATTACGAAACGGTGAAAATATTTCGTACAAGGACTACTACAAATCGAAATATCAGATCCAGATCCGAAATGACTCGCAGCCAATGCTTGTTACGCGTCTAAAGCCGAAGGAGCGTCGTGCTGGCCAAGCTGAGCTGGTGTACCTGGTTCCCGAACTGTGTCGTGCAACAG GACTAACTGACCAAATGAGGGAGAACTTCCACTTAATGAATGCGTTGGCGAAGCATACTCGCGTGGCTCCCAAATCGCGTATAGACAAACTTCTAGCGTTCAACAGGAGACTACGCTCTATGCCTGAGGTCGTTCAAGAACTGACCGATTGGAACTTGAAGCTCGATGATAGGCTGGTTAACATCCCTGGACGAATTTTACCGCAAGAGAATATCGTGCTCGGCAACAATAGGAAGGCGCCAGCTGGACAGTTCGCGGATTGGGGAAGAGAGCTGCACAGCAAGCCATTGTTTAGTTGCACTCATCTGAGCAACTGGGTGGTTATCTGCTTAGGTCGTATGAAATACGACGTCGAA AATTTCGTCTCGATGCTGCAAGACAGCGCGCGCGGAATGAGCTGTCGAATAGACAAGCCGAGATATTTCGACATCAACGACGACAGGTCGAACACGTACTCCGACGCCCTCGAAAGGATAATGAGCACCTCCAATCCAGAATTGGTCTTCTGCGTTGTGTCGAATAACAGAGCCGATCGGTACGGCGCTATTAAAAAGAAGTGCACCATCGACCGCCCGGTGCCGTCCCAAGTGTTCGTCGCCAGGAATCTAACGTCGAAGGGTAACAGATCTATAGCTACCAAAGTGACTATCCAGCTGACCTGCAAATTGGGAGGCGCCCCGTGGAGCGTGGAATTGCCGCCCATTAATCTGATGGTCGTTGGGTTTGACGTGTGCCACGACCCGAACGACAAGGGTCGCGACTTCGGTGCGCTGGTCGCGTCGCTGGATAAAAGTTTGACAAGATACTTCAGCGCGGTCAGCTCCCACAGCACCGGCGAGGAATTATCCAATGAGTTTTCCATAAACATGTTGAAAGCTCTGCACAACTACAGGCAAATGAATCAGACCTTGCCGTCGCACATAGTCATTTATCGTGACGGCGTGGGCGAGGGCCAGTTGCCTTACGTTTACGAACATGAAGTTGAGCAAGTGAAACGCAAGCTGAGCGAGATCTACGGGGACCCGTCGTTAGTCAAGATGTCCTTCATAGTCGTTACCAAACGAATTAATACTCGCTTCTTCAATAGGGAAAATAATCCACCGCCGGGTACAGTAGTTGACGACGTCGTCACGAATCCGTTGAAGTACGACTTCTTCGTTGTCTCCCAGAGCGTGAAACAGGGCTCAGTGTCGCCTTGCGCGTACAATGTCATCGCTGATTCAACTGGTTGGCGTCCCGACCAAATGCAACGTATCACTTATAAATTGACGCACATGTACTATAATTGGTGCGGCACCGTCAAAGTTCCAGCGCCTTGCCAGTATGCCCATAAACTGGCATTCCTGGTGGCGCAATTCATACGGCGTCCACCAAGCACGAAGATGGAAAATcttttatatttcttgtaa